The nucleotide sequence ATCGCGGTAATCAAAGCTTCATAGGCTTCCTGATGGGACTGAATCAGAGTCCTGGCTTGCAGAATCGCCCAGCGCTCTTTCTGTAAGCAGTTCCCAGGCGAAAACCCTAACCGGGTCAGAACGGCTCTGAGCTGCTGGCGATCGCCCTCCCCTCCTTCCACATCTCCGTAAATCAGGGTTTCTGCGGCAATCCCTGCCATCCAGACGGTGCAGAAGCGATCCAATAACTGTGCAGAAAGCTTACCCTGCTGGAGTTCGGCTTCTAATTCCTGGGCATCAAACCGGACACCACCATTTCCTGGATAGCCCTGCCGCAGGGCTTCCCAGGCATTCAAGGCATAGCCTGTCACCGGAATTTGCAACTGGTGGGCAACCAGAAAGTGCCCTGCCTCATGCCGGATGACACGGGCACGGTGTTGTTCAGAAAAACCAGCCAGCCAATCCAGCAACAGGGTGCCACCCTGCCCCTTCCAACTCAAGCTATCCAACGTAGCCAGACTCAGCAGGCTGAAGGTAGCGATCGCCGGCA is from Leptothermofonsia sichuanensis E412 and encodes:
- a CDS encoding M41 family metallopeptidase yields the protein MSQISLNLIAISVFVVTLASLLGPFIHLSPVVPAIATFSLLSLATLDSLSWKGQGGTLLLDWLAGFSEQHRARVIRHEAGHFLVAHQLQIPVTGYALNAWEALRQGYPGNGGVRFDAQELEAELQQGKLSAQLLDRFCTVWMAGIAAETLIYGDVEGGEGDRQQLRAVLTRLGFSPGNCLQKERWAILQARTLIQSHQEAYEALITAMEQRFPVEACIQVIHR